From one Eisenibacter elegans DSM 3317 genomic stretch:
- a CDS encoding (Fe-S)-binding protein has translation MVVDIFIPCFIDQVYPETGFNMVKVLEKLGCEVHYNPNQTCCGQPAYNAGFVKEAQTVVHKFLADFAHPDRYIVAPSASCIGMIRNAYNDIITDPAKRKTYYPIQKNAFEFTEFLTDVLEVDHIPGARFEAVATYHDACSALRECGIREAPRRLLSKVEGLTLVEMEGTEICCGFGGTFSVKFQAISAGMAEQKIDHATHTQAQYLISTDASCLMHLDGYIQKHRKNIQTIHIADVLASGW, from the coding sequence AGACCAAGTCTACCCCGAAACGGGATTCAATATGGTCAAGGTGTTGGAGAAATTGGGGTGTGAAGTACATTACAACCCCAACCAAACCTGCTGCGGGCAACCGGCCTACAACGCCGGCTTTGTAAAAGAAGCACAAACGGTGGTACACAAGTTTTTGGCTGATTTTGCCCACCCCGACCGCTACATTGTGGCACCCTCCGCCTCTTGTATCGGGATGATTCGCAATGCCTACAATGACATCATCACAGACCCGGCCAAACGCAAAACTTATTACCCTATACAAAAAAACGCCTTTGAGTTTACGGAGTTCTTGACAGATGTCTTAGAAGTAGACCACATACCCGGCGCGCGATTTGAGGCCGTAGCTACTTACCACGACGCGTGTAGCGCCTTGCGTGAATGTGGCATTCGAGAAGCGCCGCGCCGCTTGCTCTCCAAAGTAGAAGGCTTGACATTGGTCGAAATGGAAGGAACAGAAATCTGTTGTGGATTTGGGGGGACATTTTCGGTCAAGTTTCAGGCTATTTCTGCCGGAATGGCCGAGCAAAAAATCGATCACGCCACCCATACCCAAGCCCAATACCTTATCTCGACAGATGCTTCGTGCTTGATGCACCTCGATGGCTATATCCAAAAGCACCGCAAAAATATTCAGACGATTCACATCGCCGATGTCTTGGCGAGCGGCTGGTAA